CCGACCACGAAGCAGCGCAGGTCGGCGCCCTCGGCCTCGCCGATGAACTCCTGCACCAGGAAATTGGCGTACAGCCCACGCAGCGCCTCGACCACGCCGCGCGAGGCGCTAGTCTTCTCGGTGAGGATCACGCCGGTGCCCTGGGTGCCTTCGTTCAACTTCACCACGTGCGGCGGCGGCCCCAGCATCGACAGCAGGTCGCCGGTGTCGTCGGGGTTGTCGCCGAACACGGTCATCGGCATGTCGATGCCCTTGGCCGCCAGCAACTGGTGGGCGCGCAGCTTGTCGCGCGCGCGCAGGATCGCGTCGGACGGATTGGGCGTGCGCACGCCCATCATCTCCAGCTGACGCAGCACCGCGGTGCCGTAGCGGGTGACGGAATTGCCGATGCGCGGCAGCACCGCGTCGTAGCCGGTGATCGGCTTGCCCTTGTAATGCATGGTGAAGGAGCCGGCGGCGATGCGCATGTAGCAGCGCAACGGGTCGAGCACGCGCACCGTATGCCCGCGTTCGCGACCGGCCTCGACCAGGCGGCGCGTCGAATACAGCTTGGTGTTGCGGGACAGGATGGCGAGCTTCATCGAGGCGCGACGGCGGTGGCTGGCCCGGCATCATACGTTGCGCCGTCGGCACTGCGGCATCGGCACGGTGCCGGCGCTGACCGGCGGCTGGCGCATGTACACGGCAGCGCGTAATACGCGGCCTGCCCGGGTGCGAGCTCGACCGCCGCCGCCGGGCTGTCCCACAGCCGACACGGGACCGCCCCGAAACCTTCACAAAACGGTTGCATGGTGGCGGGCGGGCCACACCGGCCGTGTGCTGGCTGTCACGCATCACGCGGCGGGTCCCCACGCCTCCCCACCTTTTATTGGAATTTCGATGATCCCCACCTCCAGACCCTTGCGCCTGCATGCGCTGGTGCTCGCCGTCGCGTCCGCGCTGCCGGCCTTCGCCGCGCTGGCCGAGACCGCGCCGGTTGCCGACGGCGCCAGCGCCGATGCGGCGAGCGCCACCAGCGGCAGCGATGCGACGATGCTCGACGCGATCACCGTGGTGTCCACCGGCACCACCCGCCAGGTGCAGCGCATCACCCGCGAGGACATCGGCACCGCCGCCCCCGGCACCAGCGCGCTGAAGGTGCTGGACAAGCTGCCCGGCGTGCAGTTCCAGTCGGCCGATGCGTGGGGCGCCTACGAGTGGTCGACCGCGATCACCCTGCACGGCTTCGACCAGAGCCGCCTCGGCTTCACCCTGGACGGCATCCCGCTGGGCACCATGAACTACGGCGTCAGCGACGGCCTGCAGGTGACCCGCGCGATCATCTCCGAGAACGTGGGCTCGGTGGAGTTGGCGCAGGGCGCTGGCGCGCTGGGCACCGCCTCGAGCAGCAACCTCGGCGGCACCGTGCGCTACTACTCCGACGACCCGGATGCCGAGCCGGGCATCCGCTTCAGCCAGACCTTCGGCTCCGATTCCGCGCGCCGCACCTACCTGCGCGGCGACATCGGCGACCTCAACGGGTTCTCGATGTACACCGCGCTGGTGCACGGCGAAACCGACAAGTGGAAGGGCTACGGCAACAACGAGTACAGCCAGGCCAACGTCAAGGCGCTGTACCAGTGGGGCGACGGCAACCGGGTCAGCCTGTTCCTGGACAGCTCCAAGCGCAAGGAATACGACATCATGGACCTGTCGCTGACCTCGCAGAAGGCGCTGGGCTGGGACTGGGACTACCTGATGCCGGACTGGAACAGCGCGGTGCAGATCGCCAACGCGCTCAACGGCAACGGCAGCTATCCGGCGTCGTTGAACGCCCTGCCCGCCGACTACGGCAAGGCCGACGCGTCGTACTACTCCGGCGCCGGCCTGCGCGACGACAACCTGGCCGCGCTCAGCGGCGCCTTCAACCTCGGCGGCACGGCCACGCTGAACCTGGCCGGCTACTACCACGACAACACCGGCGAAGGGCAGTGGACCACGCCGTACGTGCCCTCCTCGGCCACGGTGCCGCTGTCGATGCGCACCACCGACTACCGGCTCAACCGGCATGGCGTCACCGCGTCGCTGAACTTCACCGTCGCCGGCAACGAGATCGAGATCGGCGGCTGGTACCAGAACGCCAAGACCGTGCAGGAGCGCAACTACTTCCTGCTCGATGGCGCGTTCACCGATCTGTTCTACTTCAACAAGGCCGGCACCCGGTTCGAGCGCGGTTTCTCCCAGCACTACGAAACCGACACGCGCATGTTCTATGCGCAGGACACGCTGCGCCTGCTCGACGAACGCCTGACCGTGAACTTCGGCGCCAAGAAGCTGCAGGTGGACACCACCTCGCAGTCGCTGGTGCCGACCACGTCCTACGCGGTCGGCGAAATCAAGGCCGATTCGGACCTGCTGCCGCAGGTGGGCGTGAACTACAAGCTCGACGAGCATCAGGAAATCTACGCGTCCTACAACAAGAACATGGCCGGCTTCGGCTTCACGCCGTTCCAGGAATCGCAGGCGGCGTTCGACGCGATCAAGAGCTCGCTGGAGCCGGAGACCGCGCAGACCTACGAACTGGGCTACCGCGTGCGCGGCGACGGCATCGAGGCGTCGCTGGCGCTGTACCACACCACCTTCGACGACCGCCTGCTGGTGACCTCGCCGTGCACCGCGATCCAGACCTGCGCAGCCACGCTCAACAATGTCGGCTCGGTGCGTAGCCAGGGCGCCGACCTGGCGGTGATGTGGCGCCCGATCGCGCAGCTGCGCTGGTTGAACTCGCTGTCCTACAACGACGCCACCTACCAGGACGATTACCTCAGCGGCGGCGTGGTCGCCACCGCCGGCAAGCGCGTGGTCGGCATCCCGGAGTGGATGTTCTCCAGCAGCCTGGCCTACGAAAACGCCGGCTGGCACGCAGCGCTGGATGGCAAGTACACCGGCCGCCGCTACATCAGCTACCTCAACGACTCGTCGGTGCCGAGCTACTGGCGCTTCGACCTGAGCGCGGGCTACGACTTCGGCCAGGTCGGCATGTTCCAGAACCTGGGCCTGAGCGCCAACGTCACCAACCTGCTGGACAAGCGCTACTTCGCCACGGTCGGCACCAATGGTTACGTGGTCTCCGATCCAAATGGCTACAACCAGACGCTGATGGCCGGCGCGCCGCGGCAGTTCTTCGTCACCTTCAGCGGCAAGTTCTAGGCGAGATCGCCAGGGAAGGCGATGCGCCGCCGTTGCATTG
This sequence is a window from Xanthomonas sp. CFBP 8443. Protein-coding genes within it:
- a CDS encoding TonB-dependent receptor; this translates as MIPTSRPLRLHALVLAVASALPAFAALAETAPVADGASADAASATSGSDATMLDAITVVSTGTTRQVQRITREDIGTAAPGTSALKVLDKLPGVQFQSADAWGAYEWSTAITLHGFDQSRLGFTLDGIPLGTMNYGVSDGLQVTRAIISENVGSVELAQGAGALGTASSSNLGGTVRYYSDDPDAEPGIRFSQTFGSDSARRTYLRGDIGDLNGFSMYTALVHGETDKWKGYGNNEYSQANVKALYQWGDGNRVSLFLDSSKRKEYDIMDLSLTSQKALGWDWDYLMPDWNSAVQIANALNGNGSYPASLNALPADYGKADASYYSGAGLRDDNLAALSGAFNLGGTATLNLAGYYHDNTGEGQWTTPYVPSSATVPLSMRTTDYRLNRHGVTASLNFTVAGNEIEIGGWYQNAKTVQERNYFLLDGAFTDLFYFNKAGTRFERGFSQHYETDTRMFYAQDTLRLLDERLTVNFGAKKLQVDTTSQSLVPTTSYAVGEIKADSDLLPQVGVNYKLDEHQEIYASYNKNMAGFGFTPFQESQAAFDAIKSSLEPETAQTYELGYRVRGDGIEASLALYHTTFDDRLLVTSPCTAIQTCAATLNNVGSVRSQGADLAVMWRPIAQLRWLNSLSYNDATYQDDYLSGGVVATAGKRVVGIPEWMFSSSLAYENAGWHAALDGKYTGRRYISYLNDSSVPSYWRFDLSAGYDFGQVGMFQNLGLSANVTNLLDKRYFATVGTNGYVVSDPNGYNQTLMAGAPRQFFVTFSGKF
- the rimK gene encoding 30S ribosomal protein S6--L-glutamate ligase, translated to MKLAILSRNTKLYSTRRLVEAGRERGHTVRVLDPLRCYMRIAAGSFTMHYKGKPITGYDAVLPRIGNSVTRYGTAVLRQLEMMGVRTPNPSDAILRARDKLRAHQLLAAKGIDMPMTVFGDNPDDTGDLLSMLGPPPHVVKLNEGTQGTGVILTEKTSASRGVVEALRGLYANFLVQEFIGEAEGADLRCFVVGNQVVAAMRRQAPEGDFRSNLHVGGSAQLAIASRGEQEVAVRSAKALGLGVAGVDLIRSRRGPLVLEVNSTPGLEGIEAVCGLDIAGKVIEHLEASLIRKKSAT